The Clostridium chauvoei genome has a window encoding:
- a CDS encoding AAA family ATPase, with product MKFSEAINTIELVLASGDVPLIIGEAGIGKTALVKNLCKKEELYLVTIDANLLKEGEIGGLPIVENKKTIYATHYKLLEVEEALSNLKYKGVLLFIDELNRCEHAVQQELMNLILNREINGYNLNNEVRIVAAMNPSNKYEGFEDSDYQVVDMDRAQEDRFVWIEMDSDIKEWIKWAMSKEVKVHEHIVEFLSTFPEYLNTPNSRENIKASPRSWERIGKSYKVYQKNKGNISLDTFYNVVKGNVGVSIATDFINYIKNTKNPLIKAKDLFEYNILPFEFKEDIQRESHSRLYILAKNSLGYLEDNKESKNLKLFGELLKLYPKDLRLGIMREIKSDESKELYKALLEEESFLDAFFNIYE from the coding sequence ATGAAATTTTCAGAAGCTATAAATACAATAGAGTTAGTTTTAGCCTCAGGCGATGTTCCTTTAATAATAGGGGAAGCTGGTATAGGTAAAACAGCATTAGTAAAAAATTTATGTAAAAAAGAAGAACTTTATTTAGTAACTATAGATGCTAATCTTTTAAAAGAAGGAGAAATAGGGGGATTACCTATAGTTGAAAATAAAAAAACTATATATGCGACTCATTACAAGCTTTTAGAGGTAGAAGAGGCTTTAAGTAACTTAAAATATAAAGGTGTATTATTATTTATAGATGAACTTAATAGATGTGAGCATGCAGTTCAACAGGAATTAATGAACTTAATTTTAAATAGAGAGATAAATGGATACAATTTAAACAATGAAGTAAGGATTGTAGCAGCAATGAATCCTTCTAATAAATATGAAGGATTTGAAGATAGTGATTATCAAGTTGTAGATATGGATAGAGCTCAAGAAGATAGATTTGTATGGATAGAAATGGACTCAGATATAAAAGAATGGATTAAATGGGCAATGAGTAAGGAAGTAAAGGTTCATGAGCATATAGTTGAATTTCTATCAACTTTTCCAGAGTATTTAAATACTCCTAATTCAAGAGAAAATATAAAAGCAAGTCCAAGAAGTTGGGAAAGAATAGGGAAATCTTATAAAGTATATCAAAAAAATAAAGGCAATATTTCACTAGATACTTTTTATAATGTAGTAAAAGGAAATGTAGGAGTAAGTATTGCAACAGATTTTATAAATTATATAAAGAACACTAAGAATCCTTTAATTAAGGCAAAGGATTTATTTGAATATAATATTTTACCTTTTGAATTTAAAGAGGATATTCAAAGAGAAAGTCACTCAAGATTATATATATTAGCTAAAAATTCTTTAGGATATTTAGAAGATAATAAAGAATCGAAAAACTTAAAGTTGTTTGGAGAGTTATTAAAGCTTTATCCAAAGGATTTAAGACTTGGAATAATGAGAGAGATAAAAAGTGATGAAAGTAAAGAGTTATATAAAGCTTTACTAGAAGAAGAGTCCTTCTTAGATGCATTTTTTAATATTTATGAATAA
- a CDS encoding N-acetylneuraminate lyase, with translation MKGIYSALLVSFDKEGNINEKGLRQIIRHNIDNCKVDGLYVGGSTGENFMLSTEEKKKIFEIAKDEAKDQVKLIAQVGSVNLKEAVELAKFTTDLGYNAISAVTPFYYKFDFKEIKHYYETIINSVDNKLIIYSIPFLTGVNMSLDQFAELFENDKIIGVKFTAADFYLLERMRKTFPNKLIFAGFDEMMLPATVLGVDGAIGSTFNVNGKRSKQIFEEAKKGNIEEALKIQHITNDFITDVLENGLYQTLKLLLEEFGVEAGYCRQPMKEATPEMRAKAKEIYNKYFK, from the coding sequence ATGAAGGGTATTTATTCAGCATTATTAGTATCATTTGACAAGGAAGGGAACATAAATGAAAAGGGGTTAAGACAAATCATCAGACATAATATTGATAATTGTAAAGTAGATGGTTTGTATGTAGGTGGAAGCACTGGCGAAAACTTTATGCTTTCAACTGAAGAAAAGAAGAAAATTTTTGAAATTGCAAAGGATGAAGCAAAAGATCAAGTTAAACTAATAGCTCAAGTAGGATCAGTAAACTTAAAGGAAGCTGTAGAACTTGCAAAATTTACAACGGATTTAGGATATAACGCTATTTCAGCAGTTACACCATTTTATTATAAATTCGATTTCAAAGAAATAAAACATTATTATGAAACAATAATAAATTCAGTAGATAATAAGCTAATAATATATTCAATACCATTCTTAACTGGAGTAAATATGAGTTTAGATCAATTTGCTGAGTTATTTGAAAATGATAAGATTATTGGAGTTAAGTTTACAGCAGCAGATTTTTATTTATTAGAAAGAATGCGTAAGACATTCCCTAATAAATTAATATTTGCAGGATTTGATGAAATGATGTTACCAGCTACTGTTTTAGGGGTTGATGGAGCTATTGGTTCAACATTTAATGTAAATGGAAAGAGATCAAAACAAATATTTGAAGAGGCTAAAAAGGGAAATATAGAAGAAGCATTAAAAATTCAACATATAACTAACGACTTTATTACAGATGTTTTAGAAAATGGATTATATCAAACATTGAAATTATTATTAGAAGAATTTGGAGTTGAAGCAGGATATTGTAGACAACCAATGAAGGAAGCTACTCCAGAAATGAGAGCTAAAGCTAAAGAAATATATAACAAATATTTTAAATAG
- a CDS encoding ROK family protein: protein MNKYICIDVGGTSIKYGVLEENGNFILKDQIDTEAYKGGQNILEKIKLIVKKHKNNFDIKGIGISTAGMVDPNEGKIVYASNLIPNYIGVEIKKELEKEFNIRCEVENDVNCAGLGEMWLGSAKGCKSCVCLTIGTGIGGCIILNNSVLHGHSNSAGEVGYMNINGGEFQKLAATSALVRNVAKRNNINSKDINGKIIFDLAKKGDAICIEEIDKIVDILAVGVSNIVYVINPEVVVLGGGIMAQREYLKDRIDNALKTKLIESVYKNTRLEFAKGDNEAGMLGALFNLLQRNKKLLKEV from the coding sequence ATGAATAAATATATATGTATAGATGTAGGTGGAACTTCAATTAAATATGGAGTTTTAGAGGAAAATGGAAATTTTATCTTGAAAGACCAAATAGATACTGAAGCGTATAAGGGTGGACAAAATATATTAGAAAAAATTAAGCTTATAGTTAAAAAACATAAAAATAACTTCGATATAAAAGGAATAGGGATTTCTACTGCAGGAATGGTTGACCCTAACGAAGGAAAAATAGTTTATGCATCAAATTTAATTCCTAATTATATAGGAGTTGAAATTAAAAAAGAATTAGAAAAGGAATTTAATATAAGATGTGAAGTTGAAAATGATGTTAATTGTGCAGGTCTTGGAGAAATGTGGTTAGGTTCTGCTAAGGGATGCAAATCTTGTGTTTGTTTAACCATAGGAACAGGAATAGGCGGTTGCATTATTTTAAATAATTCTGTTTTACATGGTCATAGCAATAGTGCAGGAGAAGTTGGCTATATGAATATAAATGGTGGTGAATTTCAAAAATTAGCAGCAACAAGTGCATTAGTTAGAAATGTAGCTAAAAGAAATAATATAAATTCAAAAGATATAAATGGGAAAATTATATTTGACTTAGCTAAAAAGGGAGATGCTATATGTATAGAGGAAATAGATAAAATAGTAGATATATTGGCAGTAGGAGTATCTAATATAGTTTATGTTATAAATCCAGAAGTTGTTGTTCTTGGGGGAGGAATAATGGCTCAAAGGGAATATCTAAAAGATAGAATAGACAATGCTTTAAAAACAAAGCTTATAGAAAGTGTATATAAAAATACAAGATTAGAATTTGCTAAGGGAGATAATGAAGCAGGGATGCTTGGAGCATTATTTAATTTATTGCAAAGAAATAAAAAACTATTAAAAGAAGTATAA
- a CDS encoding VWA-like domain-containing protein, which yields MSFDEKRDELLKEALEFEGKNDIKSDFSRRFFSLVESVIIDMLEKDDSFFGQFMTKIKREIRLDITYPLATIPQMEGFKMYFNPILFLMYDKKEMNALFKHEIYHIMYNHYELEKNLKNKYKTMSVNLALDISINQFIKNLPMDSYKIERVNRELSLDLKDDKPAEIYAYEIEKAINNKLNHIIDSKGNDSIARVIDISKAHDVWAEAILNKDAIKDMTRKTATNSFKGKAPKDIEKIIIGYTEKAEISWQKALKKLIPSLRAGEKKTITRRNRRQPERLDLRGNLPNSVPEILVAIDISASMSDDELHKIMVEILEITKTRSNKITIIECDNDIRRVYRIKSKGDIKKRLTNTGSTKFSPVFKYIKENNLRNHVLIYFTDGVGERELEIRPINANTIWVLTGDEDLSLIYPYGQIKRIAGRTKKGEGGNTGLEMYRELQHDWAR from the coding sequence ATGTCTTTTGATGAAAAGCGAGATGAGCTTTTAAAAGAAGCATTAGAATTTGAGGGGAAAAATGATATTAAAAGTGATTTTAGTAGAAGATTTTTTTCGTTAGTTGAGAGTGTGATAATTGATATGTTAGAAAAAGATGATAGTTTCTTTGGTCAATTTATGACTAAAATAAAAAGAGAAATACGCTTAGATATAACATATCCTTTAGCTACTATACCTCAAATGGAAGGTTTTAAAATGTATTTTAATCCTATACTTTTTTTGATGTATGATAAAAAAGAAATGAATGCTTTATTTAAACATGAAATATATCATATAATGTACAATCATTATGAATTAGAAAAGAATCTTAAAAATAAATATAAGACTATGTCTGTAAATTTAGCCTTAGATATTTCAATAAATCAATTTATAAAGAATTTGCCAATGGATTCATATAAAATTGAAAGAGTAAATAGAGAGCTTAGCTTAGATTTAAAAGATGACAAGCCAGCAGAAATATATGCATATGAAATAGAAAAAGCAATAAATAATAAATTAAACCATATAATAGATAGTAAAGGAAATGATTCTATTGCAAGAGTTATAGATATTTCAAAAGCTCATGATGTATGGGCAGAGGCTATATTAAACAAAGATGCAATTAAAGATATGACAAGAAAAACTGCTACTAATTCTTTTAAAGGTAAAGCCCCAAAGGATATAGAAAAGATAATTATTGGATATACAGAAAAAGCAGAAATATCTTGGCAAAAGGCATTGAAAAAACTTATACCATCTTTAAGAGCAGGGGAAAAGAAAACTATAACAAGAAGAAATAGAAGGCAACCAGAAAGATTAGACTTAAGAGGAAATTTACCTAATAGTGTACCAGAAATATTAGTTGCTATAGATATAAGTGCATCTATGAGTGATGATGAGTTACATAAAATAATGGTAGAAATTTTAGAAATAACAAAGACTAGATCTAATAAGATAACTATTATTGAATGTGATAATGATATTAGAAGAGTGTATAGAATAAAATCTAAAGGCGATATAAAAAAGAGATTAACAAATACAGGATCAACAAAATTTTCACCTGTTTTTAAGTATATAAAAGAAAATAATCTTAGAAACCATGTACTTATATATTTTACTGATGGGGTAGGGGAAAGAGAATTAGAAATAAGGCCTATTAATGCTAATACAATTTGGGTGTTAACTGGTGATGAGGACTTATCATTAATCTATCCTTATGGTCAAATTAAAAGAATAGCAGGTAGAACTAAAAAAGGTGAAGGTGGAAATACTGGCTTAGAAATGTATAGAGAGTTACAACACGATTGGGCTAGATAG
- a CDS encoding N-acetylmannosamine-6-phosphate 2-epimerase — MIKKVKGKLIVSCQALKNEPLHSSFIMGRMAKAAKEGGASGIRAQGVKDILEIKEVTDLPVIGIIKRDYNDSEIYITPTKREVDELLITRCEMIALDVTKRKRPNNENVKDLIDYIHQHNVLVMADISTFEEAIEAEKLGVDCISTTLSGYTPYSRQLEGPDFKLIKDLSETLKIPVIGEGRINTPQDLLEAYKNGAYSCVVGGAITRPQQITKKFTKVIENL; from the coding sequence ATGATAAAAAAGGTTAAAGGGAAGTTAATAGTTTCATGCCAAGCATTAAAAAATGAACCTTTGCATAGTTCATTTATAATGGGTAGAATGGCTAAAGCAGCAAAAGAAGGTGGAGCATCCGGTATAAGAGCTCAAGGAGTAAAGGATATATTAGAAATTAAAGAGGTTACTGATTTACCAGTAATAGGAATAATTAAAAGAGATTATAATGATTCTGAAATATATATAACTCCTACTAAAAGGGAAGTGGACGAGCTATTAATAACTAGATGTGAAATGATAGCGTTAGATGTTACTAAAAGAAAGAGACCTAATAATGAAAATGTAAAAGATTTAATTGATTATATACATCAACATAATGTTTTAGTTATGGCAGATATATCAACTTTTGAGGAAGCTATAGAAGCTGAAAAATTAGGAGTTGATTGTATATCTACAACATTATCAGGATACACACCATATTCAAGACAATTAGAAGGACCAGACTTTAAATTAATAAAGGATTTAAGTGAAACATTAAAAATACCAGTTATAGGAGAAGGTAGAATAAACACACCACAAGATTTGCTTGAAGCATATAAAAATGGAGCATATTCATGTGTTGTAGGTGGAGCGATAACAAGACCACAACAAATAACTAAGAAATTTACAAAAGTAATAGAAAACTTATAA
- a CDS encoding sodium:solute symporter, with protein sequence MQGFTWVDMVVLVVYLAVVLFAGLAFSKKEMKGKEFFKGDGTIPWWVTSVSIFATLLSPISFLSLAGNSYQGTWIMWFAQLGIFIAVPITIKYFLPIYSRLDIDTAYEYLELRYNSKGLRIIGALMFIIYQIGRMSIIMYLPSVVLANLTGINVNILIIAMGVIAIIYSYTGGLKSVLWTDFIQGMVLIFGVAFALIYLVAHINGGFGAIWDSLSAGKFIASNEVLFDPIIFKDSVFIILVGAGLNTLSSYVSSQDIVQRFTTTTDIKQLKKMTYANGILSIGIATIFYLIGTALYVFYNQNPSLLQTAQQDQIFASYIAFQLPVGVTGILLAAIYAASQSTLSTGLNSVATSWTLDIQTVISKDLSFEKQTKIAKYISLGVGVLATVISMVLAAGQIKSAYVWFNSFMGLVLGVLAGIFILGAFTKKATSLGAYAAFIVSAVVVIILKYNLSSVSIWSYSLISIVLSLIVGSVVSTIQRKVNKSKFETAKETTIYFE encoded by the coding sequence ATGCAAGGTTTTACATGGGTTGATATGGTAGTTCTAGTTGTATATCTAGCAGTAGTATTATTTGCAGGCTTAGCATTTTCAAAGAAAGAAATGAAGGGAAAAGAGTTCTTCAAAGGTGATGGAACTATTCCTTGGTGGGTAACATCAGTTTCTATATTTGCAACATTACTTAGTCCAATATCATTCTTATCATTAGCAGGAAACTCCTACCAAGGTACTTGGATAATGTGGTTTGCTCAATTAGGAATTTTTATAGCAGTACCAATAACAATAAAATATTTCTTACCTATATATAGTAGATTAGATATTGATACAGCATATGAATATTTAGAGTTAAGATATAACAGCAAAGGACTTAGAATTATCGGAGCTTTAATGTTTATTATATATCAAATTGGACGTATGTCTATAATAATGTATTTACCATCAGTTGTTTTAGCAAATCTTACAGGAATAAATGTAAATATCCTTATAATAGCGATGGGAGTTATAGCAATAATCTACTCATATACAGGTGGTTTGAAATCAGTTTTATGGACAGATTTTATACAAGGTATGGTATTGATTTTTGGAGTAGCTTTTGCATTGATATATTTAGTAGCTCATATTAATGGTGGTTTCGGTGCAATATGGGATTCACTTTCAGCAGGAAAATTTATAGCTTCAAATGAAGTATTATTTGATCCAATTATTTTTAAAGATAGTGTATTTATAATACTAGTAGGAGCAGGACTTAATACATTATCTTCATATGTATCAAGTCAAGATATAGTACAAAGATTTACAACAACAACAGATATAAAGCAATTAAAGAAAATGACTTATGCAAATGGAATATTATCAATAGGTATTGCAACAATATTTTATTTAATAGGTACAGCGTTATATGTATTTTATAATCAAAATCCTTCATTATTACAAACAGCACAACAAGACCAAATATTTGCATCATATATAGCATTCCAATTACCAGTAGGGGTAACAGGAATACTTCTTGCAGCAATATACGCAGCATCACAATCAACATTATCAACAGGATTAAATTCAGTAGCTACAAGCTGGACTTTAGACATACAAACAGTAATTTCTAAGGATTTAAGTTTTGAAAAACAAACAAAGATAGCTAAATATATATCTTTAGGGGTAGGTGTATTAGCAACTGTTATATCTATGGTTCTTGCAGCAGGTCAAATAAAATCAGCTTATGTATGGTTTAATAGCTTTATGGGCTTAGTACTTGGAGTATTAGCAGGAATATTTATTCTAGGAGCCTTTACTAAAAAAGCAACAAGCCTTGGAGCATATGCAGCATTTATAGTATCAGCTGTAGTAGTTATAATATTAAAATATAATCTTTCAAGTGTAAGCATATGGTCATACTCATTAATTTCAATAGTATTATCATTAATAGTTGGATCAGTGGTAAGTACAATTCAAAGAAAAGTAAATAAGAGTAAATTTGAAACAGCTAAAGAAACAACTATATATTTTGAATAA
- a CDS encoding N-acetylmannosamine-6-phosphate 2-epimerase has protein sequence MNSGLIVSCQALDNEPLHSSFIMSKMALAAKQGGAIGIRANTVEDIKAIKEEVDLPIIGIIKKDYEGMISYITPTMKEVEALVNSGVDVLAVDATINQDIEFLKSLKKLYPNQKFMADISTVEEGLRAAEIGFDYVGTTLVGYTEHSKGLNNFEVLEALIKDCKKPVIAEGNFDTPEKAQKAMEMGAFAVVVGGAITRPQLITKKFAEAIEKAV, from the coding sequence ATGAATTCAGGACTAATAGTATCATGCCAAGCATTAGATAATGAGCCATTACATAGCTCATTTATAATGAGTAAAATGGCATTAGCAGCAAAACAAGGTGGAGCTATAGGTATTCGTGCAAATACTGTTGAAGATATAAAAGCAATAAAAGAAGAAGTAGATTTACCTATAATAGGAATTATAAAGAAAGATTATGAAGGCATGATTTCTTACATAACACCAACTATGAAGGAAGTTGAAGCATTAGTAAATTCAGGCGTAGATGTACTAGCAGTAGATGCTACAATAAATCAAGATATAGAATTTTTAAAATCTTTAAAGAAGCTTTATCCAAATCAAAAGTTTATGGCAGACATATCAACTGTAGAAGAAGGGTTAAGAGCTGCAGAAATAGGTTTTGATTATGTAGGAACAACTTTAGTTGGTTATACAGAGCATTCAAAAGGATTAAATAACTTTGAAGTTTTAGAAGCTTTAATTAAGGATTGTAAAAAACCAGTAATAGCAGAAGGTAACTTTGATACTCCAGAAAAAGCACAAAAAGCAATGGAAATGGGAGCTTTTGCGGTAGTTGTTGGTGGTGCTATAACAAGACCACAATTAATAACAAAGAAGTTTGCAGAAGCGATAGAAAAAGCTGTCTAA
- a CDS encoding YhcH/YjgK/YiaL family protein codes for MIYGNLKHMDKYSFLDKEIIDCFKYAIEKKLAEVEKGTYKIDEENVFVNVVEYETQNKEDRFWEAHKKYIDIHLMFDGKEKIAVNLIDNLDIKEYEEKNDFVPLEGKESGCVTLTKGDFLICYPEDAHMTAIKVDNKEKIKKAIFKVIIK; via the coding sequence ATGATATATGGAAATTTAAAGCATATGGATAAATATAGTTTTCTAGATAAAGAAATAATTGATTGTTTCAAATATGCTATAGAAAAAAAATTAGCAGAGGTTGAAAAAGGAACTTATAAAATAGATGAAGAAAATGTATTTGTAAATGTTGTAGAGTATGAGACTCAAAATAAAGAAGATAGATTTTGGGAAGCTCACAAAAAATATATTGACATACATCTAATGTTTGATGGAAAAGAAAAAATAGCAGTTAATTTAATAGATAACTTAGATATTAAAGAATATGAAGAAAAAAATGATTTTGTACCATTAGAAGGTAAAGAAAGTGGTTGTGTAACTTTAACTAAAGGTGATTTTTTAATATGTTATCCAGAAGATGCTCATATGACTGCAATAAAAGTAGATAATAAAGAAAAAATTAAAAAGGCGATTTTTAAAGTTATAATTAAGTAG
- a CDS encoding GTP pyrophosphokinase: protein MAIHDWKSFLMPYEQAVDELKVKLRSIRKEYRKKNEYSPIEFVTGRVKEVSSLLEKANKFQIPLDRLKYEMEDIAGLRIMCQFVDDIDTVVELLRGRKDMQILYEKDYVRNVKGSGYRSYHMIIKYPINMAEGPTEILAEFQIRTLAMNFWATIEHSLNYKYKKQIPIEIQGKLKKAADAAFELDEQMLDIKDEIKDAQKLFEIKSDIISNIMSSILTLISIGKVAEASRYQVSLNKLIEEGEVWELNNLLASIKRDINKYKEN from the coding sequence ATGGCAATTCATGATTGGAAAAGTTTTTTAATGCCTTATGAGCAGGCGGTAGATGAACTAAAAGTAAAACTTAGAAGTATAAGAAAAGAATATAGAAAGAAAAATGAATATTCACCAATAGAATTTGTTACAGGAAGAGTAAAAGAAGTTTCAAGCCTTTTAGAAAAAGCTAATAAGTTTCAAATTCCTTTAGATAGATTAAAATATGAAATGGAAGATATTGCAGGTCTTAGGATAATGTGTCAATTCGTGGACGATATAGATACAGTAGTAGAACTTTTACGAGGAAGAAAAGACATGCAAATATTATACGAAAAGGATTATGTAAGAAATGTAAAGGGTAGTGGATATAGAAGTTATCATATGATTATAAAATATCCTATAAATATGGCTGAAGGACCAACTGAAATTTTAGCAGAATTTCAAATAAGAACATTAGCTATGAATTTCTGGGCAACTATTGAGCATTCATTAAATTACAAATATAAAAAGCAAATACCTATAGAAATACAAGGTAAATTAAAAAAGGCAGCAGATGCAGCTTTTGAATTAGATGAACAAATGTTAGATATTAAGGATGAAATTAAAGATGCACAAAAATTATTTGAAATTAAATCCGATATAATATCCAATATAATGAGTAGCATATTAACACTTATATCTATAGGAAAAGTAGCAGAAGCAAGTAGATACCAAGTTTCTTTAAATAAGTTAATTGAAGAAGGAGAAGTTTGGGAATTAAATAATTTACTTGCATCAATAAAAAGAGATATTAATAAATATAAAGAAAATTAG
- a CDS encoding PTS transporter subunit EIIC encodes MFKSLQKIGKSFMLPIAILPAAGLLLGIGGALSNPNTINAYPFLNIAWLQGIFKIMSSAGDVVFANLALIMCIGLAVGLAKKDKGTAALAAAVAFLVMNASIKGMIGAFNPDVTSIDTGVVGSIVIGSIVAYLHNRYHNIQLPAVLGFFGGSRFVPIVSSFSAIFIGGIFFLIWPTFQGWLTSAGTAIASLGAFGTFLYGFLLRLTGAVGLHHMIYPLFWMTELGGVATVAGQTVVGAQNIFFAELADPNHVGLFTEGTRFFAGRFATMMFGLPAACLAMYHCVPKAKRKLVGGLFLGAAITSFVTGITEPIEFMFLFVAPWLYVVHAIFDGLSFFIADILNISIGNTFSGGIIDFTLFGVLQGNAKTNWILVLAVGAVWAVLYYVTFRFLITKFNVMTPGREEDGEEVKVVTKETIKETAVQVLAALGGQENIEDVDACITRLRVSVKDVSKVDKDAIKSLEATAVLEVKGGVQAIFGAMADPIKQRINEIIGAE; translated from the coding sequence ATGTTCAAAAGCTTACAAAAAATCGGTAAATCATTTATGTTGCCTATAGCTATTTTGCCAGCTGCAGGTTTATTACTAGGAATAGGTGGAGCATTATCTAACCCAAACACAATCAATGCGTACCCATTTTTAAATATTGCATGGTTACAAGGCATTTTCAAAATTATGTCTTCAGCAGGAGATGTAGTTTTTGCTAACTTAGCACTTATTATGTGTATTGGTTTAGCTGTTGGTTTAGCTAAAAAAGATAAAGGAACTGCAGCATTAGCAGCAGCAGTTGCATTCTTAGTTATGAATGCTTCTATAAAAGGTATGATTGGAGCTTTTAATCCAGATGTAACATCTATAGATACAGGGGTTGTTGGTTCAATCGTTATAGGTTCAATCGTTGCATATTTACATAATAGATATCATAATATTCAATTACCAGCTGTTTTAGGATTCTTTGGTGGTTCAAGATTTGTACCAATAGTATCCTCATTCTCAGCAATATTTATTGGTGGTATTTTCTTCTTAATTTGGCCTACATTCCAAGGTTGGTTAACAAGTGCAGGTACAGCAATTGCTAGCTTAGGTGCATTTGGAACATTCCTTTATGGGTTCTTATTAAGATTAACAGGAGCTGTTGGTTTACACCATATGATTTATCCTTTATTCTGGATGACTGAATTAGGTGGAGTTGCAACAGTTGCAGGTCAAACAGTTGTTGGAGCTCAAAACATATTCTTTGCAGAATTAGCAGATCCAAATCATGTTGGATTATTTACAGAAGGAACTCGTTTCTTTGCAGGACGTTTTGCAACTATGATGTTTGGTTTACCTGCTGCATGTTTAGCAATGTATCATTGTGTACCAAAAGCAAAGAGAAAATTAGTTGGTGGATTATTCCTAGGTGCTGCAATAACTTCATTTGTTACTGGTATAACAGAACCAATTGAATTTATGTTCTTATTCGTTGCACCATGGTTATATGTAGTACATGCTATATTTGATGGATTATCATTCTTTATAGCTGACATATTAAACATATCAATAGGTAATACATTCTCAGGTGGAATTATAGACTTTACATTATTTGGTGTATTACAAGGTAATGCAAAAACAAATTGGATATTAGTTTTAGCTGTTGGAGCAGTATGGGCAGTATTATATTATGTAACATTTAGATTCTTAATAACTAAATTTAATGTAATGACACCAGGCCGTGAAGAAGATGGCGAAGAAGTAAAAGTAGTTACAAAAGAAACAATAAAAGAAACTGCAGTGCAAGTATTAGCTGCATTAGGTGGTCAAGAAAATATAGAAGACGTAGATGCTTGTATTACAAGACTTAGAGTTTCAGTTAAAGATGTAAGTAAGGTTGATAAAGATGCTATCAAATCTTTAGAGGCTACAGCAGTTCTAGAAGTTAAAGGTGGCGTACAAGCAATATTTGGAGCTATGGCAGATCCGATTAAACAAAGAATCAATGAAATAATTGGAGCTGAATAA
- a CDS encoding MurR/RpiR family transcriptional regulator — protein sequence MDILYEIQKKYNGFSDKEKNIADYILKEKETINNINITELAKVTETSGATITRFCKKISCDSFVDMKIKLSSLKRKDDAENKGVLSEVYSYYTKVIEKTRESISKEQILKVVEEIKKANKIYIYGVGSSGLTATEMMQRLLRMGFNVYSVSDPHMMIINSSIVSDKDLVIGISISGETEEVINSLKISKNNGAKVVSITSFEESHITNIGDVNFIVYNALFVDKKRFINSQFSAMYLIDLISMVLLEEEKLGAKMQRTIDAITKESV from the coding sequence GTGGATATTTTATATGAAATTCAGAAAAAGTATAATGGCTTTTCTGATAAGGAAAAAAATATAGCAGATTATATATTAAAAGAAAAGGAAACGATTAACAACATAAATATAACTGAATTAGCCAAGGTGACAGAGACATCAGGAGCAACCATAACAAGATTCTGTAAAAAAATATCTTGTGATAGTTTTGTTGATATGAAAATAAAATTAAGCTCATTAAAAAGAAAAGATGATGCAGAAAATAAAGGAGTATTATCAGAGGTATATTCTTACTATACAAAAGTTATAGAAAAAACAAGAGAATCAATTTCTAAAGAGCAAATATTAAAAGTTGTGGAGGAAATAAAAAAGGCTAATAAAATATATATATATGGAGTTGGAAGTTCAGGACTTACAGCTACTGAAATGATGCAAAGATTATTACGTATGGGCTTTAATGTTTATAGTGTTTCAGATCCACATATGATGATAATAAATAGTTCAATAGTTTCAGATAAAGATTTAGTAATTGGGATATCTATTTCAGGAGAAACAGAGGAAGTTATAAATTCATTAAAGATATCAAAAAATAATGGTGCTAAGGTTGTTTCTATAACTAGTTTTGAAGAAAGTCATATTACAAATATTGGCGATGTAAACTTCATTGTTTATAATGCCTTATTTGTAGATAAAAAAAGATTTATAAACTCTCAATTTTCAGCTATGTATCTAATAGATTTAATTTCAATGGTACTTTTAGAAGAAGAAAAGTTAGGTGCTAAGATGCAAAGAACTATAGATGCAATAACTAAAGAATCAGTATAA